Genomic segment of Callithrix jacchus isolate 240 chromosome 9, calJac240_pri, whole genome shotgun sequence:
AGCCTTCCAGGAAATTTCTATGTAgtagaggggggaaaaaaatcttaaccAGATACAATTAAAGAAGGAGGGGGAAAACCTACATCACGTCTCTTGCCAAGACTGTCTTTTCTTTCCACCCAATCTTTCTCTTCTATGATTCAGCCAGTGTATGGTCTTTCGTCCCCTTGTGTCTGGCATCTGCATTTTCTTAGCATGGTTAGAGAGACAGCTCAGTTTAATGTGCTGAGATGGagcaggaaagaggaggaggggtgTGGGTGAAGAAAGGCTAGATCAGTGTGTTTAGCTATTCTACTGTGAAGACTGTTGTTGGGCCTGTTGTTAGGCTGGTTCTAGCCGGCTGGCTCCAGGAGAGGAAGCAGTGGGGAGAGCTAGATTTACTGCAGCTGCCGCTACTGTTCCTTATTTGCTAGTGAGGATTCTGACATTAGACACCAACCACCTTTTCTCCAGCCACATGAATTTTGCAGTAATAAGGTTAGATAATCCACAAAGAACACTATTTTAGGTACTGATGATAACCATCTCAAAGATTAAATTCTTGTTTACAATTCTCTTTATGACTTTGAGGCCTTTAGTTTTGATCAAATTCCAGCTGGTTTCCTTGTCTTCAAACCCAGGGGGAGATGATTTGCAACAGATGAGGTGTATGGTGCACTTAAGGATTTTTGCTTGACCTGCAATAGACAAACAGTTTATTGTTACTTCATTTGTAAATTATGTTTTTCTGGTTGATGCAGATATATTGCTATGTACTCAAGTAGAATAAGAGACATGGTGACTGGACCTAGGTAACGCTGTTAGGggagattttgttttcattaaacccTCACTTTTATGTGCCTTAACCCCAGTATCTTCATATTATCTATTATCTCACCAaaacctttaaaatgttttgtactgcaattatttttcttttttgagatggagtttctcgttctgtttcccaggctggagtgcagtggcataatctcagctcactggaacctccgcctcccagattcaagtgattctcctgcctcagcctccccagtacctgggattacaggggcccaccatgcccagctaatttttgtattttcattagagatgggggtttcaccatgttggaccaggctggtctcaaaagtctaacctcaggtaatctgcccccctcagcctctcaaaatactgagattataggcatgagccaccatacctggcctgtacTGCAAATTTAGttgtcattttcttatttatttatttatatttgagacggagtttcgctcttgttacccagactggagtgcaatggcacgatctcggctcactgcaacctccgcctcctgggttcgagcaattctcctgcctcagcctcccgagtagctgggactacaggcgcgcaccaccatgcccagctaatttttgtatttttagtagagacggggtttcacctcgttgaccaggatggtctcgatctcttgacctcgtgatccacccacctgtctcccaaagtgctgggattataggtgtgagccactgcacccggcctagttGTCATTTTCTAATTGGCTAATTTCACCGACTAGCTGAAATGGCTAAATAATATGTGTATTTCAGCATAACCAAACAGTATAGTTAATTCTAACATCTCTGTTGTGTAAACTTGGGTCTTTACCCTGGCTGTGTATTAAAATCCCCTGGAGAGATCTGAAAAAATATTGGTGCCTGGATGCCAATGCTGATTTAATCAGTTTTTTTAAGCTCTCCTgttgattctatttatttttttaaaaataaagatgggctgggcatggtggctcatgcatgtaatcaaGGCTCAGCTCTTTgggggaggcctaggtgggcagattacctgaggtcgggtgttcgaagccagcctggccaacctggtgaaaccccaaatctctactaaaagtacaaaaattagctgggcacctgtaatcccagttactcaggaggctaaggcaggagaatcacttgaacccaggaggtggaagttgcagtgagccaagatctcgctacttcactccagccagggtgacagaatgaggctctgtctcaaaaaacaacaaaaatagacacagggtctcctccctatgttgcccaggttggtctcagacttctgtgctcaagggatcctcttgcctcagcttcccaaattgttggcactacaggtgtgagccatcacacccagcctcctgttgatttttttttttttgagactgagtaccactttgttgcccaggctggagtgcagtggcccagtctcggctcactgcaacctccacctcccagattcaagcaattttcctgattcagcctctccagtagttgggattacaggtgcctgctaccacgcccaggtaatttttgtatttttagtaaagacagagtttcaccatgttggccaggctggtcttgaactcctgacctgaagtgatacacgttcctcagtctcccaaagtgctgagattccagatatgagccatcacacccagtccCTCCTGTTGATTCTCTTCAaagaccttttattttttttgagatggagttttgctcttgttgcccaggctggaaggcaatggcgtgatctcagctcactgcaacctccacctcctggattcaagagattctccagcctcagcctcccaagtagctgcgattatagtagtgtgccatcaagcctggctaatttttgtcctattaatagggatggggtttcaccatattggccaggctggtctcaaactcctgacctcaggtgatccatccgcctcagcctcccaaagtgctgggattacaggcgtgagccacctcacccagctcctGTTGATTCTCATGTGTCTAGGAATAAGAACAAAAACctggaagtgtttttttttttttttaattttttttcgagatggagttttgctcttgttacccaggctggagtgcaatggcgtgatcttggctcaccacaacctccgcctcctgggttcaggcaattctcctgcctcagcctcttgagtagctgggattacaggctcgcgccaccatgcccagctaagtttttgaatttttggtagagacggggtttcaccatgttgaccaggatggtctcgatctctcgaccttgggatccacccgcctcagcctcccaaagtgctgggattacagacgtgagccactgcccccggcccaTCTGGAAGTGTTTTGGTGCAGGCAAAGGATGAACCCTAATTTCATCTTGAAGACATTACTCACCCATAGAATTGGTCTCACACTGATAGGGATATGCAGTAAATATGTATAACTCTTTGTATGACTGTCACATACATCTAAACATAGTATAATTTCTCTGAATTGCTATTTGACTGTCTTGGTATTAATTAGTCTTaaacaataatagctaatatttgctGACCACTTACCATGTTATGCATTACGTTTGAGTTACCTCATTAATCCTTCCATCTTAATAAAGTGGTGCTGATATGATCTTCATTTTgctgatgggaaaactgaggtttaTGGAAGTTAAGCAACAATATCATGCTGTTAATAAATACAGCTAGGATTTCAAATCAGATTGATCTGACTCCAGACATGCTAGGTTATTTATAGCATGTCTTCCCAGGGGTTCAATTGACCCCAGAACTTCCTGAATAATACTAATTCACTGGCTAAAAATGAGGGGTGCATGATTATGCCAAGAAaaactacttaaaatatttttcagcagGTTGTTGCTACCCAAAAAGAGATTTGATTCCATAGCTGCCTAACCATACCCACCATGAATGCTTGAAGATTGTGACTGAATCTGTGTACAGCCTTTCTGAACTTTGGGTTTCCAATATGGAAATGGTGTAGATAATTTTTGCTCCCTTATTACTTCATATAAAAAGTATGAAGTATGAATTTGGTCATTATTCACATAAACATTATCTTAACAATATCATGATAATGGTAATCTGTTTAAAATAACCcatatcagaataaaataaaataaaataagccatatcattggctttgtttttttaaatacactcCTGAGCTTTGTTTTTCCCCCTATTAGCTTAAGTCAAAAGCAAAGTTGTTATATACATGAGAATATCTTAGAATGTATATGGCACATAGTAGCAATACACTGAATAACAACTTTTAAGAGCAAGTGCCAAGTGAGTTAATAGTTATACTTCCTATCCATAGTTTCACCAGTACAACACACTTTTTCTGGGGATGCAGTTACCATGAATTGGATTCCTTAAGAGTGGGACTTATTACTCCTTaaggaataaatattatttatccttTGTACAACTTTTTTCCTGTGTCAATTTCACTGTTTATTTTGCCAGATTTTCAGCGTCAGTGTCTCTGTGATCAAGTTTCCCTTGATCACAAAATATTCTTCTCTTGTTCTTTGAGTTGAATATACTTTATGTCCCAGGGGGCCGAACATCAGATTGGAAGTAAATAGCAACATTCAAGTTCTGTCGACCTTATCCCCTTTGTTCTCAAAATAGTGTATCTATCTTACAGGGCTTTAGTTCCTCTAAATTTTGTAAAAGTAGATGCCTATCCTAGGTTATTCTGACGGATGTAACGCTataataacactttttttttttcttcctgagatgcagtttcgctcttgttacccaggctggagtgcaatggcacgatctcagctcaccgcaacctccgcctcctgggttcaagcaattctcctgcctcagcctccgaagtagctgggactacaggtgcgcgccaccatgcccagctaatttttgtatttttagtagagacggggtttcaccatgttgaccaggatggtctcgatctcttgacctcgtgatcccaaagtgctgggattataggcgtgagccaccgcgccccgcccacACTGTAATAACACTAAACACAACAGCACTTGATCTTTGTCAGGTGTTAAATATTATATACTTATTAACTCATTTACTCCTTAGGACAACTCCatgaagtaattatttttatcctCACTTTTACATCTTAGCCGATTAAAATACAGAGAGGCTAAATTACCGCAGAGGATCACATAGGTAGTGGAACCAGAAATCCAATCTAGGCTGTCTGGATCCAGAAGTTACGACCCTAGGTTATACtacgtctctttttttttttttgagaggagctgggctcttgttacccaggctggagtgcaatggcgtgatctcagctcaccacaacctccgcctcctgggttcaggcaattctcctgcctcagcctcctgagtagctgggattacaggtacgcaccaccatgcccagctaattttttgtatttttagtatagacggggtttcaccttgttgaccaggatggtctcgatctcttgacctcgtgatccacccgcctcggcctcctgggattacaggcttgagccaccgagtcCGGCctgaaggaaattttttaaagcagaagaTGAAATTATATTGGCAATTGACTGGGAGAGGAGCACGCAAAAGTTGTTAGCTGACATCACTGAGACAGGGCTGAGACCGGCAAACTGGTGAGCACACTACTGTAGGTACACCTGGGGTTGAAATGAATCTTCCATGCAAACCTGGGAGGtcgtctattttttttttccgcCTCAAGAAAAAGTAATAGCATAGTTGAACATTCATATTCTTAGCCTCATTtaggctatatatatttttatacagtttTAGAATTTACAAAATGCTCTTAAAATacctcatttcattctcacaactACTCCAGACCGTACTCTTTTATCTTTTCACAACAAAGGCTCAGAGGAAGCGTAGCAACTAACTCGTCCAAGGTTTACATGGTTTCCAGGGGACAGTGCTGGCGCTGTCCACCCCGCCTGTGTCTCCAAACCCGCTTCAGCCAAGGCATTTATCATGTGGTTTTAAATTTGCCTCTCAGTATACAGAGGTATTGTCTTTACTCCTCTCAAGGATAAAGACCTTCTGGGTATGAATGATCTTTGTCTCCATCTCTTTGCCTACCGGAGGGAGGGACCCACTGTAAGCGGGGACTCCGGGCCGTAGCCGGCGGAAGGGCCGTGCGGGAGGCGTGGGGATGCGGGAGGGACCCTGCGCGGGGGATCGCGTCGGGGCTCCAGGCGCAGACGGACGGGGCCTGAGCAAGGAACGTGAGGGCGGGGAGGGCGTACAACGGAAGGGACTAATCTCGCGGTTTCGAGTTGGGATGGGAACAAACCTCGCACCCCCATCCGTTTCTCTTTCTCAGTGTAGATGGTTTAGGGGCGGGTGGGAAGGCGCGTCCTCGGAGCGCCCTAGCGCTCCCTTTTCGCTCGCCGCGCGGGATCCATCGCGTCTCTTCTAAGGCCAGCGATGGCTCGGGAGCGGGCGAGGCGCTGCGAGGGCGCGTCCCGACGCAGGTGTCAGATCCGCTCGGCGGTGCTCGGCAGGCTGGCCGGGCCCCCAGCTCCTCCagccgccccccccccccccccccgccgcgcCGCCGCGCCAGGAGGGCGGGGCCGGGGCGCGCGCCGGTCCTCGGCGAGCGGGCAGGCGGCGCTCGGTCTGGGGGAGCGGGGCGGTCCCCGCCGGCGTCGCGCGCGCTGTGTGTGAGCGGGGTCGCGCGCGCGCGACAGGCGAGTGAGGGAACGAGGAGCGGCCGGGTGTGAGTGTTTGGGAGTGAGAGTgtgtgggagtggggtgagggagaGGCTGACGGGCCGCAAGGCTGTGAGGAACCGGGCGAGTGTGCGAGGACGCCCGGGCTGGCTGCTGGAGCGGCGGGCGGCGGAGAAAGGAGGTGGCTCCCGGAATCCtgaccccctccccctcctctccttcccccatTTCCAGCCGTCCGGCGGCCCGCGCTTCCTCGGAGGCCCCAGCCCGGCTCCGCCGGCCGAGAGCGAGGGAGGAGCTCCCCCCGAGCCAGGTGAGCGGTACGGTGGCTGCTCCCCCCCGCGTGTGGAGCCGTGGGGCGGAGGCGCGCCCTCCCGGGTGGGCGAGTTCGGTGGAACggatctcccgagtagctggggctgggCCGGGGAGGGGACCGGGCCGAGTGCGCTCGGGGCCCCGGGCTGGTGGAGGCTGGTGGTCGCCGCGCCTCGGAGTGTTTGGGGAGCGAGGCGGGGCCCGGCCTTCGCGCGTGTGCCGGGAGGCGCCGGCCCGTGGCGTGTGCGTGAGACCGGGCGAGCCCTGTCGAGGGGGCGGCGACCTCGGCGGTGGAAGGAGTCTGGTTTCCCCGCCGGCGAGGGGGTGTGGTAACCCCGGAACCCCGGCTGGAGTCGGACCCGCGGGCTGCTGACCTGTCCCCCGGAGTACGGCGACCCCCCCCTTTGCCTTTCATTCCTTCTCACAAATTCTGTGGTGTGACCGCAGGAGGAGGATTGTGTGCTGCGGTCCCGCAGCTACTGTTTTCGATTCCACGTTTTCCTCCTTACGTGTAAATTTTAGAGTGTGACAGTCATTCCACCTTTTCCTTTGACAGCCCTCTGAATGAGAAGGGGGTGACCAAATAATTGCTGGCctagttttgattttttagaaaTTTGAGCATGGTGTAAATATTACACTCTTCTCCCCTCAACCCCCCCCCCAAACCAGGACGGTAATAACTTCAGTCTTATTAATGTATCCATGTTTCTGATCACACATTTGTAATTCCACTATTTTATCCCATGTGTTTTTGTGAATAGAGATGGGGCGGTAATTCTGTTCTATGAGTCAGGTTATTACACTAACCGTGCTCAATGCAACTGCTATGTAAATTCTTTCAATATGCTGTCATTTTCCCATTAGTTAAATATATTGTTACCACATCTTTGTGGAGTTAAGTTGAACTTTAAATGAAAGTATATGGGTAGCCTACtgtgaagatttttctttttttgtgggctTGATATGTTCATTATGTTTATGAGTGTTGCTAATTATGAACTACAACCgttgaaatttaaatgtttttaaatctcatttttttctttcactatatTGGGTAGCTTAAAggtcatttttttctagttttaaaaataatttattcttgccgggcgcggtggctcacgcctgtaatcccagcactttgggaggctgaggcaggtgatcacctgaggtcgggagttcgagaccagcctgaccaacatggagaaaccccgtctctactaaaaaaatacaaacattagccgggcatggtggcacatgcctataatcccagctactagggaggttgaggcaggagaatcgtctgaacccgggaggcggaggttgcggtgagccgagtttgcaccattgcactccagcctgggcaacaagagcaaaactcagcctcaaacataaataataataataaaatgatttcttaaaaacGATTATCAGCATACTTTTAAGATATTCGTTTGAAATAAAACAGTCTGAAATTCGAGTCGTGcagatttaacatttaatttctaaattttagtaTGTAAACctctaactttaaaaataatcataaattccTTTTGTAATGGTTACTGTTTTATTTGGTTAGTGTGTGAAAGGGGAGGAGGCCTGTTTTGTCTTGAGGTAATCAatcatgtttatttctttctatctTGGTTAGTGCTGTTAATTTCCTTCTTTCATGTCATTTATTTAGTTGTTAGTTTGGCAACATGGCTGTTGatgttttttatctttctctgtctccttttttttctctcttgtcttctCTTACCCTACCAGGTGCTGGAGTCCGCTTATCAGGGAGGGGGGCAGTCTGTGATTCTGAGAACAGAACCAAGAAGGGGAACAGCAAATTCAGTCACATACAATGCTACACTCAGTcaagagccatttttttcttcctgccttgCCCCCTGTCAGGGGGTAAGGAGCTGAGAATTTTACCTTTAGCCCATTGGCTACCAGctgaaattctatttattttagctTCTAGGGGATAGCTTCTTATTTTGCCCATGTTTCCTTAGAGTCCCTATTTAATATGCTCTTGTCAGTAATAGCATCTagggaggagcagggagagtGACAAGAAAttatccctttcttttttcccttctcaaTCAGACCCCTTTTCCTCTCCAGAGGGAAATTACCAGTAAAGTCTTAGAAATCTACTTCTCAGCCATACTGTGAAGAAACACTAAAGTGGACATTATTTTCTCTGATCAGTGAACACGAACCCAGCTTCAGGCGTTGGTTTGTTGTGGcacatggagaaactgtcttttaaaatatctccCAATTACCCTTTTCACAAGTTGTATCCACCTAGGATTTGCTGCTGGGGTAAGTCACTagatttatttctcaaagttccTCTCTATGAGCAGAAAGACTGACCAACCATGAACACTGGTAGGGGCCGGGAAAAGGGGACAGAGCAGAGCCAGTTGttccacactttgggaagcaggagTAGCTTTTATCATCTTCCTCTGGGGAGCAGGCATAGAGACATAAACTGAGTGAAAATGGGTGGAGGAAGAACTTCTATAACCACGAACAACATGTGAAGAGAGAGAACCAAACATAAAGTAAGGAGGGTGAGTTTTATTGTATGTTGCTTGCTGACAACTGTTTTGGGGGCACTTTAGGGATATACATTCATAGAAGGACTTTGTTTTATGGCAGATTAGTTTACAAAGAAATTTTGCAAGTGGGATTACGTCATAAGCATATGAGAAAAGAGCGTTCAGAAATTGTCATTatgtggccagatgtggtggcccatgcctataatcccagcactttgggaggccgaggtgggtggatcacttgaggtccggagttggacaccagcctggccaacatggtgaaaccccatctctgtgaaaaatgtaacaattagctgggtgtggtggtgcatgcctgtagtcacagctacttaggaggctgaggcatgagaatcgcttgaacctgggaggtggaggttgcagtgagccaaaattttaccaccgtgctccagcctgggcaacagagcgagactgtctcaaaaacaaaaagcaaaaaactgtaatatgttattttagaatctgagggaggaggagactGTGATAGGAACAgtgaaaaaagtattatttttaaatgttagctgTGCTGTTATGTGCAGTTGTTTTAGGAGAGGTTGAGTAGGGAGATTACATACAGATGTTGGAAATTGTCATTACATAGATTTTTCTGCTTGTCATATTAGGGATTGTTAAGAAATAAGATAGTAACTCCAAAAGTATCTGTACATAATACGTTTCAGATTTATGTGCCATATGTATCCGTGTACATGTTAGGTTTGCAGAAAAGTACTGACTTTCTGGCTTCATGGTAACTAATGCCAtgatgttatttttaatgttttcttttccagtGTTTTTTCCCCTCTCAAAATTGGCTTGGAGGACAAAAGCCACAGAGCTAGCCAGCTCTACTCCCCTCGAGGCTGGTCTACATGGAAcccatctgtttatgtcttttttcttctttctgaaattatgttattgttttttcttctaactttgttAGCAAAGCTAATTATTTCTGGATCAGTTATATGATCATTATGGAAAGTAAGCAttaggcttgattttttttttttttttttttttttttaaagagaacctgaaacattaaatatgaattttagatAACCGCATTTAGATCTTATTGAGCCCAGGCAcgggtggcccacgcctataatttcagcactttgggaggctgaggttagtggatcacttgaagtctggagttcaaaaccagcctggccaaaatggcgaaaccccttctttactaaaaattaaaaaattagccgagtgtggtggcgtgcacctgtaatttcactcggggctgaagcaggggaattgcatGAACCGGAGAGGCTGAGATTGCAGAGAACttagatcataccactgcactcaagcctgggtaaaagagcaagactccatctcaaaaataaaataaatgttatgggGACACACATTTCCctgatatttaatattaaaataactgtGATTTTTGATGCTCTTTTACAACTTTAGCAGATTAGTAAAATATGTTCTGCCTTTTCTCAGTGTTACATATCAGGTTATATGTTTCCCACTGTGGATAACAGCAGGGAATAAAATGGTTATGGGTTCTGTCTTCATGGAGTTTTCAGACTAATTTAggtaatctttgtatttttcatctgTCAGTTATCCCAGCAGTATCTGGAGGAGTCTACTAGATTCTTAGGAAATGTATACTAATTTGTGAATTGATGAGCTGGCCAGACAAAAATCTGTTTAAACATTTACATGCTTCATTAATTTTACTACTGTTTATTTCAAGTGTCAGTATATCGTTATGACAAAAAAGATTCAGACCTGTTcctttcttaaatgcttttattCTGTATTCAGCTtcatacatcttttttttccttctgatgcTAGCTCTTCATGGTCctttaaatttagaaatacagTCTCTAAAATggaatatagaattgctgtatgaGATCAGACCATttcagcctggtgcagtggctcacgcctataatcccaacactttgggaggctgaggcgggtggatcacaaggtcaggcgttggagaccagcttggccaacaaggtgaaaccctgtctctactagagatacaaaaaaaattagcagggcgtggtggcaagcgcctgttatcccagctactcaggaagccaagataggagaattgcttaaacctgggagatggaagttgcagtgagccaagatcgcaccattgtaattccagcttgggcgacagggcaagattctgtctcaaaaaaaaaagattagactaTTTCTCTCTTACTCCAATTTTGGGGAGTATTTGAATTTTTCATACTTTATCAGAAAACCGCATTTTGAAAAGTCAGGCAGGTTTATCCAAATAGCAACCTTGGAATTCATCCCTGAGGCTTTAGAGTTCtcagttgtttgtttatttctttgactTGTGATTTAGTTAGCCATATCTGTAAAGCCTTGAGCTTGAGGATAAATGAATAGCTTTCTAAGTCCTTTTTCAAAGTAATATCTGGAAAGAAAATTTAGGCAGAAGGCTAGACATTTATCATGTTTAATATGGGAAACCTTGGGACTTTGAACTGTACTGTGCATCAAGTCTAGGATTTGCTTTCAAATTTTGTGCCAGAAAGAATTTGATGTAAATATCTTCTATTAAGTGAAATCATTAGAAATGtttggaggctgggcacggtggctcacacctgtaatcccaacactttggggggctgaggcaggtggatcacctgaggccaggagttcaagaccagcctggccaacatggtgaaaccctgtctctactaagaaaattagctgggcatggtggcaagtgcctataattctagctacttgggaggctgaggccgaagaattgcttgaactcaggaagtgaaggttgcagtgagccaagatcaagccactggactccagcctgggcaacagaacaaaactccctctcaaaaaaaaaagagaaatgttgtTTGGATtacagagaaacttttttttttttttgaggcagggttttttatgttgcctaggccagtcttaaactcctgtcctccaacagtcctcctacctcagcctcccaaagtgcttattttttgtagagatgaggtcccactgtgttacctaggctggtctcaaactcctgggctcaagcagtccttttgcctcagcctcccaaagtgctaggattacgtgTGAGtcgctgtgcctggcccctaacACTTTCTAATTGTGACTTTAAACAAGTTATCTAACCTCGCTGCTAGAACAGCATCACTGCCAAATGAAGACCATAACACATTGCAGACggatggttgtgaggattaaatgataaaaataaaccatCTCACATTGTATTTGGTACATATAATTATTCacaatgtgaatttttttattcaaattaGCTTTGATGGTTCTGATTTCTTTGTAGGAAAAAAgcatggagaaatagaaaatctcaatTCTAGTCTTGAGTCTTGTGATATCTTGAGCTGGTCTTTCTTTAAATTGGGATAATAGAAGCCTGTGATCTCACATTAATATACAGAGTAAGTGACAAAATATATATAGGAATTGTGTTGtgtgtcaggcatggtggcttatgcctgtaatcccaacactttgggaggctgaggcgggtggatcgtttgaggtcgggagtttgagaccagcctgagcaacatgatgaaaccccatctctaccaaaaattagccaggtgggacACTgtgtgactgtggtcccagctactcaggaggctgaggtgggagaatcacttgaacccaggaggcagaggttacagtgagccgagatcacaccattccactgcagcctgggcaacagagtgagaccctgtctcaaaaaaaaaaaaaattgatttggtaaggaaaatggcattttataaacTCGGATTACCTAAACATGCTTGCTTGTTGAACATGTGTTCAGTCATGACTTAACCTGTAAAAGAGCAGTTATCTTTATAACAAATAGTGTCATTTAAAAAGTATGATCATCTACATGAAAACATagactttaaaaattcatcttataaacaaatgctggagaggatgtggagaaataggaacacttttacactgctggtgggagtgtaaattagttcaaccattatgggagacggtgtggcgattcctcaaggacctagaaatagaaattccatttgacctagcaatcccattactgggtatatacccaaaggactatatcgttctactataaggacacatgcacacgaatgttcattgcagcactgttt
This window contains:
- the LOC103795176 gene encoding uncharacterized protein LOC103795176, encoding MKGKGGGRRTPGDRSAARGSDSSRGSGVTTPPRRRGNQTPSTAEVAAPSTGLARSHAHATGRRLPAHARRPGPASLPKHSEARRPPASTSPGPRAHSARSPPRPSPSYSGDPFHRTRPPGRARLRPTAPHAGGSSHRTAHLARGELLPRSRPAEPGWGLRGSAGRRTAGNGGRRGGGGGQDSGSHLLSPPPAAPAASPGVLAHSPGSSQPCGPSASPSPHSHTLSLPNTHTRPLLVPSLACRARATPLTHSARDAGGDRPAPPDRAPPARSPRTGARPGPALLARRRGGGGGGGRLEELGARPACRAPPSGSDTCVGTRPRSASPAPEPSLALEETRWIPRGERKGSARALRGRAFPPAPKPSTLRKRNGWGCEAGLGGSSL